The Streptomyces sp. YIM 121038 genome includes a window with the following:
- a CDS encoding IS110 family transposase, which produces MFDTEGVGVFLGMDVGKTAHHGHGVTPAGKKVFDKPMPNSEPKLRAVFDKLKAKFGTVLVIVDQPAYIGALPLTVARDAGCEVAYLPGLAMRRIADLYPGEAKTDAKDAAVIADAARTMPHTLRSLELTDEITAELTVLTGFDQDLAAEATRTSNRIRGLLTQFHPSLERVLDPRLDHPAVTWLLERYGSPAALRKAGRRRLVEVIRPKAPRMAARLIDDVFEALDEQTVIVPGKGTLDIVIPSLAASLTAVHDQRRALEAQISTLLEAHPLHPVLTSMPGVGVRTAAVLLVTIGDGTGFPTAAHLASYAGLAPTTRSSGTSIHGEHAPRGGNRQLKRAMFLSAFACMNADPASRTYYDRQRARGKTHTQALLRLARQRISVLFAMLRDGTFYESRTPTITLAA; this is translated from the coding sequence ATGTTCGACACCGAAGGCGTGGGCGTCTTCCTCGGGATGGACGTCGGCAAGACCGCCCACCACGGCCACGGGGTCACCCCGGCCGGGAAGAAGGTCTTCGACAAGCCGATGCCCAACAGCGAACCGAAACTGCGGGCCGTCTTCGACAAGCTCAAGGCCAAGTTCGGCACCGTCCTGGTCATCGTCGACCAGCCCGCGTACATAGGCGCCCTGCCCCTGACCGTCGCCCGCGACGCAGGCTGCGAAGTCGCCTACCTGCCCGGACTCGCCATGCGCCGCATCGCCGACCTCTACCCGGGCGAGGCGAAGACCGACGCGAAGGACGCCGCGGTCATCGCGGACGCCGCCCGCACCATGCCCCACACCCTGCGCTCGCTCGAGCTGACCGACGAGATCACCGCCGAGCTCACCGTCCTGACCGGCTTCGACCAGGACCTCGCCGCGGAAGCCACCCGCACCTCCAACCGGATACGCGGCCTGCTCACCCAGTTCCACCCCTCCCTGGAACGAGTCCTGGATCCACGGCTCGACCATCCCGCCGTCACCTGGCTCCTCGAGCGATACGGATCCCCCGCCGCTTTGAGGAAGGCCGGCCGCCGCAGACTCGTCGAAGTCATCCGGCCCAAGGCCCCGCGCATGGCCGCCCGGCTGATCGATGACGTCTTCGAAGCCCTCGACGAGCAGACCGTGATCGTTCCCGGCAAGGGCACCCTCGACATCGTGATCCCGTCCCTGGCGGCCTCCCTCACCGCGGTCCACGACCAGCGCCGGGCCCTGGAAGCCCAGATCAGCACCCTGCTGGAGGCCCACCCTCTTCACCCGGTCCTGACCTCGATGCCGGGAGTCGGAGTGAGGACCGCAGCCGTCCTCCTGGTCACCATCGGCGACGGCACCGGCTTCCCCACCGCCGCCCACCTCGCCTCCTACGCCGGCCTCGCACCCACCACCAGATCCTCAGGGACCTCGATCCATGGCGAACACGCGCCACGAGGCGGAAACCGGCAGCTCAAACGCGCCATGTTCCTCTCCGCCTTCGCCTGCATGAACGCCGACCCGGCATCACGCACCTACTACGACCGGCAAAGAGCCCGCGGAAAGACCCACACACAAGCCCTCCTCAGACTCGCCCGCCAACGCATCAGCGTCCTCTTCGCGATGCTCCGCGACGGCACCTTCTACGAGTCAAGAACCCCCACCATCACCCTCGCCGCATGA